The following proteins are co-located in the Heliorestis convoluta genome:
- the polA gene encoding DNA polymerase I, translating into MNKPLFMIIDGSSLLHRAFYAIPPLSNSAGIPTNAVYGFLNMLERLKREYKPDYLAVALDKSRKTFRNQTYEAYKANRGATPEELRPQFALLKEVMALHRIALFEEEGYEADDIIGTLSRKAEQEGFHSLIVTGDRDAWQLITADVEVLLTRKGISEIERYDEALLQEKVGLAPQQVIDFKGLMGDSSDNIPGVPGVGEKTALKLLKQFDSIEKLYEQIDAVKGKLQEKLRLHQEQALLSKELATIKQDMELPLQWSSCALQEPDYERLREKYEHLQFRTLLRNLPGVEKEGESASKQSHSSSAGNGENEAKKASLAKTSDYTLLASSDYGALLEILQEKGTKKEELVALWGTWEGIPRKGKLEKLVLAYGAIEAVPTVHIIDDPYAFFQATEPFWSSQEGQKVFFDAKAYWLLFQQAGIDLKGVRGDALLAAYLLDPVTNRYSLSELAEKYLGWNIDSTGKDEAPSDGEKASFGAALFALIPILEKALQEQALFTLYQEVELPLASILAAMEKEGFAVDPTVLQEMSEELRVHLEGLRQSIHDLADESFNINSTQQLGKILFEKLCLPVIKKTKTGYSTDVEVLEELRDRHPIVEKVIEYRQLMKLHSTYVEGLLPLIEADGCIHSTLNQTVTATGRLSSTDPNLQNIPIRLEEGRKIRKAFIAPAEETLLVAADYSQIELRILAHLSGDASLIDAFAKEQDIHTRTASEVFAVPMEEVTSEMRRRAKAVNFGIVYGISDFGLSRDLSVSRAEAKHYIEGYFARYGGVKDYIEKTIATARKDGYVTTLLGRRRHLPELAVRNKVRQAFGERMAMNTPIQGTASDIIKAAMVAIDRLLQEKQAATRMILQVHDELIFQVPRKELTEIAPMIQNVMETTIVLSVPLVVDMKIGQNWYDMTPYPLPEEA; encoded by the coding sequence GTGAACAAACCCCTTTTTATGATTATCGACGGTAGCAGTTTGCTGCATCGTGCTTTTTATGCCATACCGCCGCTTTCAAACAGTGCAGGTATACCGACCAACGCCGTCTATGGCTTTTTGAATATGTTAGAAAGGCTTAAGAGGGAATACAAGCCGGACTATTTGGCAGTAGCTCTTGATAAAAGTAGAAAAACCTTTCGTAACCAGACCTATGAAGCCTACAAAGCCAATCGGGGTGCTACGCCGGAAGAGCTCCGACCACAGTTTGCTTTGCTTAAAGAAGTCATGGCATTGCATCGCATTGCTCTTTTTGAAGAAGAGGGTTATGAAGCCGATGACATCATTGGTACGCTCAGCCGCAAAGCCGAACAAGAAGGGTTTCATAGCCTCATCGTCACAGGTGATCGTGACGCCTGGCAACTGATTACAGCAGACGTAGAAGTCTTGTTGACGCGAAAAGGAATTAGTGAAATAGAGCGCTATGATGAAGCTCTCTTGCAAGAAAAAGTAGGTCTAGCGCCGCAGCAAGTAATTGACTTCAAAGGATTAATGGGCGATAGCTCTGACAATATCCCAGGCGTACCAGGCGTCGGCGAAAAAACAGCTCTTAAACTGCTCAAACAATTCGACTCCATAGAAAAGCTCTACGAGCAAATTGATGCAGTCAAAGGAAAGCTACAAGAAAAACTGCGTCTCCATCAAGAACAAGCCTTGCTTTCCAAAGAACTGGCAACCATTAAGCAAGATATGGAACTGCCTTTGCAGTGGTCCAGTTGTGCTTTGCAAGAACCAGACTATGAAAGGCTGCGAGAAAAGTATGAGCATCTTCAGTTTCGTACGTTGCTTCGCAACTTGCCCGGAGTAGAAAAGGAAGGAGAAAGTGCAAGCAAGCAAAGTCATAGTTCTTCTGCCGGAAATGGAGAGAATGAAGCTAAGAAGGCTTCTTTGGCAAAGACAAGCGATTATACACTTCTAGCGTCTTCTGACTATGGCGCTTTGTTAGAGATACTACAAGAAAAGGGCACAAAAAAAGAGGAGCTCGTAGCCCTCTGGGGAACCTGGGAAGGGATCCCACGGAAAGGAAAGCTAGAAAAGCTCGTCCTCGCCTATGGCGCCATTGAAGCAGTACCGACAGTGCACATTATCGATGATCCCTATGCTTTTTTCCAAGCAACAGAACCTTTTTGGTCAAGCCAAGAAGGTCAAAAAGTCTTTTTCGATGCCAAAGCCTACTGGCTACTTTTCCAACAAGCAGGCATTGACCTCAAAGGCGTACGGGGCGATGCCCTTCTTGCAGCCTACTTGCTGGACCCTGTTACCAATCGCTACAGTCTATCAGAGTTGGCAGAAAAATATTTAGGCTGGAACATAGACAGTACAGGGAAAGATGAAGCGCCATCAGATGGAGAGAAAGCTTCCTTTGGGGCTGCTTTGTTTGCCTTGATACCAATCCTAGAAAAAGCATTGCAAGAACAGGCGCTTTTCACACTCTATCAAGAAGTGGAGCTGCCGCTCGCTTCCATCTTAGCAGCCATGGAAAAAGAAGGCTTTGCCGTAGACCCAACAGTATTGCAAGAAATGTCCGAAGAGCTGCGCGTTCATCTCGAAGGATTGCGGCAAAGCATCCATGATCTAGCCGATGAAAGCTTTAACATCAACTCAACCCAACAACTCGGCAAGATCCTTTTTGAAAAGCTATGCCTACCGGTTATCAAAAAAACAAAAACAGGTTACTCCACAGACGTAGAAGTGCTCGAAGAACTAAGAGACCGCCATCCCATTGTGGAGAAAGTAATAGAGTATCGACAGCTCATGAAGCTTCATTCAACCTACGTGGAAGGTCTATTGCCGCTCATCGAAGCAGATGGATGTATTCACAGTACCTTAAATCAGACAGTCACAGCAACAGGGCGCCTTTCCTCAACAGATCCCAACCTTCAAAACATTCCCATTCGTTTAGAAGAAGGGCGCAAGATCCGCAAAGCCTTTATAGCACCAGCAGAAGAAACTCTATTGGTTGCAGCCGATTACTCGCAAATCGAGCTACGAATTTTAGCCCATCTTTCTGGTGACGCCTCTTTAATTGATGCTTTTGCCAAAGAGCAAGATATTCACACGCGCACAGCCAGCGAAGTCTTTGCTGTACCCATGGAAGAAGTCACTTCAGAAATGAGACGGCGCGCCAAAGCCGTCAACTTTGGCATTGTTTATGGCATTAGCGACTTTGGCTTAAGTAGAGACTTGTCAGTAAGTCGAGCAGAAGCAAAACACTATATAGAAGGATACTTTGCTCGCTATGGCGGCGTTAAAGATTACATTGAAAAAACAATTGCAACAGCCAGAAAAGACGGTTATGTTACCACTTTATTAGGCCGGCGGAGGCACCTGCCAGAACTGGCAGTGCGTAACAAAGTTCGCCAAGCTTTTGGAGAGCGGATGGCTATGAATACACCCATCCAAGGTACGGCTTCCGATATTATTAAAGCAGCCATGGTAGCCATTGATCGGCTTTTACAAGAGAAACAAGCAGCCACTCGTATGATTTTACAAGTTCACGATGAATTAATCTTCCAAGTACCAAGGAAAGAATTGACAGAAATAGCACCAATGATCCAAAATGTAATGGAAACAACGATTGTACTATCAGTACCTCTCGTCGTTGATATGAAAATCGGACAAAACTGGTATGACATGACGCCCTATCCTCTTCCTGAGGAGGCCTAA
- the mutM gene encoding DNA-formamidopyrimidine glycosylase — protein MPELPEVETVRRTLEKKVVGHKIEGVTIKLAKMVSSLPGEDFAETLLGRTIEAIKRRGKYLIFQLSGDYSLVIHLRMTGRLVASPKEEPLLPHCHVIFQLSQEVELRYSDVRQFGTLTLRPSNQLTDLSGLMSLGPEPLSEDFTVQIFLKALSQKKSKLKPLLLNQHFLAGLGNIYVDEALARAGLHPDRLAQSLQEEEGQKLYQSIQEVLREGIEARGTSFRDYVDGEGQKGDFQNQLWVYGREGEACRRCHEKIIREKRAGRSTHFCPCCQQ, from the coding sequence ATGCCTGAATTGCCAGAAGTAGAAACAGTTCGACGCACTTTAGAAAAGAAAGTCGTCGGTCACAAGATAGAAGGCGTCACCATTAAGCTAGCCAAAATGGTAAGCAGCTTGCCAGGAGAAGATTTTGCTGAAACCCTTCTAGGGCGTACCATTGAGGCCATAAAGCGGCGGGGCAAATATTTGATTTTTCAACTCTCAGGAGACTATAGTCTCGTTATTCATTTGCGCATGACGGGGCGCCTGGTCGCATCGCCCAAAGAGGAGCCTCTTCTTCCTCATTGCCATGTAATTTTTCAACTAAGTCAAGAGGTAGAACTTCGCTATAGCGACGTTCGTCAGTTTGGTACGCTTACTTTACGTCCTTCCAATCAGCTCACAGATTTGTCCGGCTTAATGAGCCTAGGACCAGAACCTTTATCAGAAGATTTTACAGTTCAAATATTTCTAAAAGCACTCTCCCAAAAAAAGAGCAAACTAAAGCCACTGCTACTTAACCAACATTTTCTAGCAGGTCTGGGCAACATCTACGTTGATGAAGCTTTGGCACGAGCGGGCCTTCATCCCGACCGCCTGGCCCAGTCCTTACAAGAAGAAGAAGGGCAGAAGCTCTATCAAAGCATACAAGAAGTATTACGTGAAGGTATTGAAGCCAGAGGGACCTCTTTTCGCGACTATGTTGATGGTGAAGGTCAAAAAGGAGACTTTCAGAATCAACTTTGGGTCTACGGACGAGAAGGTGAAGCTTGTCGTCGCTGTCACGAAAAGATTATACGAGAAAAAAGAGCCGGCAGAAGTACGCACTTCTGCCCTTGCTGCCAACAATAA
- a CDS encoding lytic transglycosylase domain-containing protein, with protein sequence MLRGPLVVYYRLSRPRMAVAILALIILGNFFWFSPWVQKIFYPIPHKQTIFKYAAQYNLDPYLVTAIMRRESKFWIWAESPQGARGLMQLMPQTAEWIAHEMKMDDYELEKLYEPDRNIKMACWYLANLKQEFQGNMVLVIAAYNGGRGNVRQWLEEKHWTGQVQSLDQIPYPETREYVKGVLADYQIYRHLYDPL encoded by the coding sequence TTGCTGAGAGGACCTCTTGTTGTCTACTACAGGCTATCACGGCCCCGCATGGCAGTAGCCATTTTGGCGCTGATCATATTGGGCAACTTTTTTTGGTTTAGTCCTTGGGTTCAAAAGATATTCTATCCCATTCCTCACAAGCAAACCATTTTCAAGTATGCGGCGCAGTACAATCTCGATCCTTATCTCGTAACAGCCATTATGAGAAGAGAAAGCAAATTTTGGATCTGGGCAGAAAGTCCACAAGGCGCCAGAGGTCTCATGCAATTAATGCCACAAACAGCAGAGTGGATCGCCCATGAGATGAAAATGGATGATTATGAGCTTGAAAAGCTCTATGAACCCGATCGGAACATAAAAATGGCCTGCTGGTATCTGGCCAATTTAAAGCAAGAGTTTCAAGGAAATATGGTACTTGTGATTGCTGCTTATAATGGTGGTCGAGGCAATGTTCGTCAATGGCTGGAAGAAAAGCATTGGACAGGCCAGGTGCAATCATTGGATCAAATCCCTTACCCTGAAACAAGAGAATACGTCAAAGGTGTCTTAGCGGATTACCAGATCTATCGTCATTTGTACGATCCTTTATAG
- the coaE gene encoding dephospho-CoA kinase (Dephospho-CoA kinase (CoaE) performs the final step in coenzyme A biosynthesis.), with the protein MRIIGLTGGIASGKTTVSNYLRELGAQVIDADHVARQVVAPGERAWRDIQEYFGPRYFLPDQQLDRRALGKLVFFDAKAREQLNKIIHPRVREQFRTETEEWSKKGLPAIVWDVPLLLETGMDKMVDEVWVVAVKEEQQVERVIQRDQLEQGEAMARIKAQMPLEEKIKKADKIIDANVGKEDMFDQVATLWKEATCC; encoded by the coding sequence GTGAGAATCATCGGTTTGACGGGTGGCATTGCCAGCGGAAAGACAACCGTATCCAATTATTTACGGGAATTAGGAGCACAAGTTATCGACGCCGACCATGTGGCCCGTCAAGTCGTTGCTCCAGGAGAAAGAGCCTGGCGAGACATTCAAGAATACTTCGGACCGCGCTATTTTTTACCGGATCAGCAGCTCGATCGAAGAGCCCTTGGGAAACTCGTATTTTTCGATGCGAAAGCGCGAGAACAGCTCAACAAGATCATCCACCCTCGAGTTAGAGAACAATTTCGAACAGAAACAGAAGAATGGTCAAAAAAAGGGCTTCCCGCGATTGTTTGGGATGTGCCCTTATTATTAGAAACAGGTATGGACAAGATGGTCGATGAAGTATGGGTGGTTGCTGTGAAAGAAGAACAACAAGTAGAAAGAGTGATTCAAAGAGATCAACTCGAACAGGGAGAGGCAATGGCTCGCATCAAAGCGCAAATGCCTCTGGAAGAAAAGATAAAAAAGGCTGATAAAATCATTGATGCCAATGTAGGCAAAGAGGATATGTTTGATCAGGTAGCGACTCTATGGAAGGAGGCGACCTGTTGCTGA
- the abc-f gene encoding ribosomal protection-like ABC-F family protein: protein MMSNKIIVQARNLALSYGSNAIFDNVSFLIHENDKIGLVGPNGAGKTSLIRVMTEEEESTEGTLHWSNGIEVGYVSQLNQVPEGQSLFQVAINELSDLLDLRVKMTELEKAMESSEAHRDPQRLEELMTLYAETVEEYEKKEGYGAEARVRSVLKGLGFTEEDFPRSVEVFSGGQKRRLALARLLLRRHDLIILDEPTNHLDLTAVEWLEEYLRDYGGAVLVISHDRYFLDKVCKRTFHLEQGKLEEYSGNYSRFLQLREDRMMARQRAYAKDQAEIAKIEAYIRRYKAGIKSKQARGRETILARRQRIEKPVERRSLKDLKFIPHIPSAEQVLVTHDLAASYPGKALFKNLNLTVRKGECVAILGRNGVGKTSLFRVLLGELQPEEGDIVFGMRVKPAYYAQEQEELQGQQTVLEALRQMRPMTEEEARTLLGQFLFRGEDVYKTVDVLSGGEKSRLIFARLFLTGANFLLLDEPTNHLDIEAKEALEEALADFEGTLMVISHDRYFLDRLADRVLELEEGAFTTYLGNYSDYRRKKEELAQAKAEAEALADEKRKKMANGPKEGAAQRKEPTKKELSEESREKKARKITNPWKREEAIGKSEKMIQELEARIQELTLLLGDEETYRDGDKAKALSQEFEEAQEALAKAYEEWESLMESL from the coding sequence ATGATGAGCAACAAAATTATCGTACAAGCCAGAAACTTAGCCCTATCCTATGGGAGCAACGCCATCTTCGACAATGTTTCATTTCTCATTCACGAAAATGATAAAATCGGCCTCGTTGGACCGAATGGCGCTGGCAAGACCAGCTTAATTCGAGTGATGACAGAAGAAGAAGAAAGCACAGAAGGGACTCTGCACTGGAGCAACGGCATAGAAGTCGGCTATGTCAGTCAGTTGAACCAGGTACCAGAAGGGCAAAGCCTCTTTCAAGTGGCCATCAATGAGCTGTCTGACCTGTTGGACTTACGAGTAAAAATGACGGAATTAGAAAAAGCCATGGAGAGCTCAGAAGCCCATAGAGATCCACAAAGGCTTGAAGAGTTGATGACCCTTTATGCTGAAACGGTAGAAGAATATGAGAAAAAAGAAGGCTATGGCGCTGAGGCTCGTGTGCGCTCCGTCTTAAAAGGCTTGGGCTTTACAGAAGAAGATTTTCCCCGTTCCGTGGAAGTTTTCAGTGGAGGGCAAAAGAGGCGCCTCGCTCTAGCACGACTGCTGCTTCGACGGCATGATCTTATTATTTTAGATGAGCCGACCAACCACCTTGACTTAACGGCTGTAGAATGGTTGGAAGAGTACTTGCGCGACTATGGAGGCGCTGTACTTGTTATTTCTCACGATCGATACTTCTTGGACAAAGTATGTAAACGAACTTTTCATTTGGAACAAGGAAAGTTAGAAGAATACAGCGGCAATTATTCCCGCTTCTTACAGTTGCGTGAAGATAGAATGATGGCGCGGCAGAGAGCTTATGCCAAAGATCAAGCCGAGATCGCCAAAATTGAAGCGTATATACGACGTTACAAAGCAGGTATCAAATCCAAACAAGCAAGAGGTCGGGAAACCATACTAGCTCGACGACAACGCATAGAAAAGCCTGTCGAACGAAGGAGCTTAAAAGATTTAAAGTTCATACCGCACATACCCAGTGCAGAGCAAGTCTTGGTGACCCATGATTTGGCCGCTTCTTATCCAGGAAAAGCCCTTTTTAAGAACCTAAATCTAACAGTGCGAAAAGGAGAATGTGTGGCCATTCTCGGTAGAAATGGCGTAGGGAAGACATCCCTTTTTCGTGTTCTTCTTGGAGAACTACAGCCCGAAGAGGGTGACATCGTCTTTGGGATGCGAGTCAAGCCGGCCTACTATGCCCAAGAGCAAGAAGAGCTACAAGGACAGCAAACGGTTCTAGAAGCATTGCGCCAGATGCGGCCCATGACAGAAGAAGAAGCGAGGACTTTATTGGGGCAATTTTTGTTCCGCGGTGAAGACGTTTACAAGACCGTAGATGTCCTCAGTGGTGGTGAAAAAAGCCGATTAATCTTTGCAAGGCTTTTTCTAACCGGTGCTAACTTTCTGCTGCTTGATGAACCGACAAACCATCTTGATATTGAAGCCAAAGAAGCATTAGAAGAAGCGTTGGCTGATTTTGAAGGTACTTTAATGGTTATCTCTCACGATCGTTATTTTCTCGATCGTTTGGCCGATCGGGTCTTAGAGCTAGAAGAGGGTGCCTTTACAACCTACCTAGGCAACTATTCTGACTATCGCAGAAAGAAAGAAGAATTGGCACAAGCGAAAGCAGAAGCGGAAGCTCTGGCCGATGAAAAGCGCAAAAAGATGGCCAATGGGCCGAAAGAGGGAGCGGCTCAGCGAAAAGAGCCAACGAAAAAGGAGCTTTCAGAAGAATCTAGGGAGAAAAAAGCAAGAAAAATAACAAATCCGTGGAAAAGAGAAGAAGCCATTGGAAAAAGCGAAAAAATGATTCAAGAACTAGAAGCGCGAATTCAAGAACTGACCCTTCTTCTTGGTGATGAAGAGACCTATAGAGATGGAGATAAAGCCAAGGCATTGTCTCAAGAATTTGAAGAAGCGCAAGAAGCGCTAGCGAAAGCGTATGAAGAATGGGAAAGCCTTATGGAATCCCTGTAA
- the fdhF gene encoding formate dehydrogenase subunit alpha — MQDITITINGQQQTVSPGMTVLQVARKLNLEIPTLCHDPFLSNQGSCRLCVVTVIDGKTNEKRLEPACVTPVQPGFIIETDSEDAIEARKTILELLLANHPNDCLRCEKAGHCALQQYAYEYGVDFPAEQDQGKKNQYASDDSNPFIERHMTKCILCGKCVTICQEEQGRHVLDYAYRGFATKVVSEGDGLLQDSPCVFCGACLQVCPTGALIDKTKKGKARSWEIEKVPTLCPYCGTGCTIELEVVQKKGVREVIAASAPSHGGGIVNGRSLCAKGRFGMGFIHHPERLTKPLIRKNGKLIETTWEEAFSTIAKKFKDLLQAEGPDAFAFLASARTTNEENYLLNKISRAVIGTNNIDHCARLCHSASVAGLAAAFGSGAMTNPIKDIEKSDTFLVLGSNTTETHPVIAQQMIQAIKKGSQAIVIDPRKTEIAQLAQEHIQIKAGTDLAFLNSLAHVIIEEKLYNNRFVEERTENFKALAAAVAPCTPQWAAEITGLRPEQIIAVARAYSRAKKAAIYYTMGITQRFTGTYNVMAIANLALLTGHIGRPGTGVNPLRGQNNVQGACDMGALPDVYPGYQAVQDEKIRRKMASLWAVEEEKLSIRPGCTVGEMIDGAAEGTIKAMFIMGENPVLADANSSHVVKALQKLDILVVADIFLTETAELAHVVLPAASFAEKEGTFTNTERRVQSLHKAIEQRGEARPDWKILTELSCRLGYPMNYESPAEILEEINLVNSAYGGITPERLHKEGSLCWPCPSSDHPGTARLHEESFSRGKGKFHGVPYLGPAEEPCQNYPYILSTGRRLFHYHGGSMTRRGALHWAYPEEHLEMHPKDGAQEGLRTGDLVTLHSRRGAVTLPVYLTEGVAPGLVFSSFHFRESRINELTNGARDPIAKIPELKHCAVRIEKEKDWSKREGRYKRILV, encoded by the coding sequence GTGCAAGACATCACCATCACCATCAATGGCCAGCAGCAGACCGTATCACCAGGCATGACAGTGCTTCAAGTCGCTCGTAAGCTGAACCTAGAAATCCCTACGCTTTGTCACGATCCATTTCTTTCGAACCAAGGATCCTGTCGCCTTTGCGTCGTTACGGTCATTGATGGAAAAACAAATGAGAAAAGACTTGAACCGGCTTGCGTCACCCCTGTTCAGCCCGGTTTCATCATAGAAACAGATTCAGAAGACGCAATAGAAGCGAGGAAAACAATTCTAGAACTTTTGTTAGCCAACCATCCGAACGATTGCTTGCGCTGTGAAAAAGCAGGCCACTGCGCATTGCAGCAATATGCCTATGAATACGGTGTGGACTTTCCTGCGGAACAAGATCAAGGGAAGAAAAATCAATATGCCAGCGATGACAGCAATCCTTTTATAGAACGCCATATGACCAAGTGCATTCTTTGTGGCAAATGTGTAACCATCTGTCAAGAAGAACAGGGGCGGCACGTTCTAGACTATGCCTATCGAGGCTTTGCCACCAAAGTCGTGAGCGAAGGCGACGGCCTTTTGCAGGACTCGCCTTGTGTTTTTTGTGGTGCCTGTCTTCAGGTATGTCCGACCGGTGCTTTGATCGATAAAACGAAAAAAGGCAAAGCGCGAAGCTGGGAGATTGAAAAAGTCCCTACCCTCTGTCCCTACTGTGGAACAGGCTGTACCATCGAATTAGAAGTGGTACAGAAAAAGGGTGTCCGAGAAGTCATAGCGGCCAGTGCGCCGTCCCATGGTGGGGGCATTGTCAATGGACGATCGCTTTGTGCCAAAGGGCGCTTTGGCATGGGCTTTATTCACCATCCTGAACGATTAACCAAGCCTTTGATTCGTAAAAATGGAAAACTGATAGAAACGACTTGGGAAGAAGCCTTTTCTACGATTGCAAAGAAATTCAAAGATCTGTTGCAAGCAGAAGGGCCCGATGCTTTTGCCTTTTTAGCTTCTGCTAGAACAACGAACGAAGAGAATTATCTGCTTAACAAGATCAGCCGTGCTGTTATTGGTACGAATAACATCGATCACTGCGCTCGTCTCTGTCACAGCGCTTCTGTAGCCGGTCTTGCTGCTGCATTTGGCTCAGGTGCTATGACCAATCCGATCAAAGATATTGAAAAAAGCGACACCTTTCTCGTCCTTGGTTCAAACACCACAGAGACCCATCCTGTAATTGCCCAGCAAATGATTCAAGCCATCAAGAAAGGAAGCCAGGCCATTGTCATTGACCCGCGCAAGACAGAGATAGCACAACTGGCCCAAGAACATATACAAATCAAAGCAGGGACCGATCTCGCTTTCTTAAATAGCCTAGCCCATGTGATCATAGAAGAAAAACTTTATAACAATAGATTTGTTGAAGAGAGAACAGAGAACTTTAAGGCGCTAGCAGCAGCCGTCGCTCCTTGTACGCCCCAATGGGCTGCCGAAATCACAGGTCTTCGACCAGAACAAATCATAGCTGTAGCAAGAGCCTACAGTCGCGCAAAAAAAGCCGCCATTTACTACACCATGGGCATAACACAGCGCTTTACAGGCACTTACAACGTAATGGCCATTGCCAACCTTGCTTTGCTCACAGGCCATATAGGACGTCCAGGCACAGGCGTCAATCCTTTGCGCGGTCAAAATAACGTACAAGGCGCCTGTGACATGGGCGCTTTGCCCGACGTCTATCCAGGCTATCAAGCTGTACAAGATGAAAAAATACGGCGCAAGATGGCGTCACTTTGGGCTGTAGAAGAAGAAAAACTATCGATTCGACCCGGCTGTACTGTCGGTGAGATGATAGATGGTGCTGCTGAAGGGACCATCAAAGCTATGTTTATCATGGGAGAAAACCCTGTCTTAGCAGATGCCAACAGCAGTCATGTCGTCAAAGCATTGCAAAAGTTAGACATACTCGTTGTGGCTGATATCTTTTTAACAGAAACAGCAGAGCTAGCCCATGTGGTCTTACCGGCTGCCTCTTTTGCTGAAAAAGAAGGCACCTTTACCAATACAGAACGAAGAGTACAATCTTTGCATAAAGCCATTGAACAAAGAGGAGAAGCCCGTCCTGACTGGAAAATTCTCACAGAACTATCTTGTCGATTGGGCTATCCCATGAATTATGAAAGCCCGGCAGAAATTCTAGAAGAGATTAACCTGGTCAACAGCGCCTACGGTGGCATAACGCCCGAAAGGCTACATAAAGAAGGCAGCCTCTGTTGGCCCTGCCCCAGTTCTGATCATCCTGGAACAGCACGCCTTCATGAAGAAAGCTTTTCACGAGGAAAAGGAAAGTTTCATGGCGTGCCCTACCTAGGTCCTGCAGAGGAACCTTGCCAGAACTATCCCTACATCCTCTCGACAGGTAGACGGCTTTTTCACTATCACGGGGGGTCTATGACTCGTCGAGGGGCCCTTCACTGGGCTTACCCGGAAGAACACCTAGAGATGCACCCAAAAGATGGCGCACAAGAAGGTTTACGAACGGGCGACCTTGTTACCCTTCACTCGCGACGAGGTGCTGTAACTTTACCGGTATACTTGACAGAAGGCGTTGCGCCTGGTCTTGTTTTTTCTTCTTTTCACTTTAGGGAAAGTCGAATTAATGAACTAACCAACGGTGCTCGCGATCCCATTGCGAAGATACCAGAACTAAAGCATTGTGCCGTAAGAATAGAAAAAGAAAAAGATTGGTCAAAGAGAGAAGGGCGCTATAAAAGAATTTTGGTATAA
- a CDS encoding manganese efflux pump: MIQIFREPTDADLDSSGELSFKEAFLLGLALSMDALAAGFGASLLGGIPLFAPLIVGITLFFLVVAGLWWGHNNARWAGGPWISYLAGFVLLSLGASKIFL; encoded by the coding sequence GTGATTCAGATTTTTCGAGAACCGACAGATGCTGATCTAGACTCATCGGGGGAACTAAGTTTCAAAGAAGCCTTTCTTTTAGGGCTGGCCCTTAGTATGGATGCTCTAGCGGCAGGTTTTGGGGCTTCTTTGCTGGGTGGAATTCCACTGTTTGCACCGCTAATCGTAGGCATTACACTATTTTTCCTCGTTGTTGCCGGCCTCTGGTGGGGTCACAACAATGCTCGCTGGGCCGGTGGCCCCTGGATTTCTTATCTCGCTGGCTTTGTGTTGCTATCTCTTGGTGCCAGCAAAATTTTTTTATAG
- a CDS encoding manganese efflux pump, whose amino-acid sequence MSTWSIFGLAFALSLDGFAAAVAYGLKRIRVPFFSLLIICLCSTAAMAVALLAGKGLSTFLPEAWIGNLGGAILIFLGLFQIYNSKRKKQIGKDKEQAEEVPPTKSTDLPVNASARITETAGERERVFSLTLPPFGW is encoded by the coding sequence GTGTCTACATGGTCCATATTCGGTCTGGCATTTGCATTAAGTTTAGATGGCTTTGCAGCAGCCGTTGCTTACGGACTGAAAAGAATTCGTGTTCCTTTTTTTTCTCTGCTGATTATCTGCCTCTGTTCGACTGCTGCCATGGCAGTCGCCTTACTAGCAGGAAAAGGCTTATCTACTTTTTTGCCAGAAGCCTGGATCGGCAATTTAGGTGGAGCGATTTTAATCTTCTTAGGGCTTTTTCAAATCTACAATAGTAAGAGAAAAAAGCAGATTGGAAAAGACAAAGAGCAAGCAGAAGAGGTTCCTCCAACGAAAAGCACAGATCTTCCTGTGAATGCTTCTGCACGGATCACAGAGACAGCAGGGGAAAGAGAAAGAGTCTTTTCTCTTACACTGCCTCCCTTTGGTTGGTGA